CGATTGAGATATAGCCATCATAACTTGAATGCTTAATTACTTTAATGATTTCATACATATCGATATCCCCGTGGCCAACGATTGAGCCTCGCAAATAATTTCCTGAAGCAGTTTGAAACCATCCTTCGCCTGGATCAAATTTTTCAGGTCGGTAATAAAAATCTTTAATATGAACCATTGAAGCATTATGAATATTTTTCTTCACTGCTTTAATAGGATTTTCATCTACACAAAGAAAATTACCGGTATCTAATGTAGTTTTGAAATTTGGCTTATTAACATGATGAATCAGGGTCTGGACACGATCACTAGCTTGAACGAAATAACCATGGTTTTCAACACTTGTTGTAATTCCATATTCTGCTGCATAATCCGCAATTCTTCTGCACGCAGCAGAGATCCTAGGTAAATCTTGTTCAAATTGAAGAATAGACGTCTCACCGATTGGTCTCCAAGCCACATCGTGACGCATAAGCTTAACACCTAACCGATTGGCTATATCAACTTGTTTAAAAACCCTTTCGATTTCTTGTTCATATTGCTCTTCATCAGACATGATAAAGTTTGCTCCGATTGCATAATTAGAAATCTCAATTCCGACTTTCTCTGCTTTTTGACGTACCGCGTCTGTTAAATCTGGATTATCGTCCAAAGAAAATCCCATCGGAACGATTTCAATATGTTCCCCGCCTTGTTCAGCGATCCATTCAATTGCTTCAAGAATATCTAATTCTTTTGACTTAAGGGCTGAATACAAACTATATGAACTTAAACCTAGTTTCATTTTTTACCTCCAAATTAAGTTATCTTCAGAAAAACCTTTGGCAGTACGGAAAAAGAATGACTAAACAACAGAGGAGTTTACATTACTCCCCTGTTGAGGAACTATCTTATTGATTAGAAGACCACTTCTCAGCACGTTTTTGTAAGTCATCCAAATAGGATTGAATATCAGGAGCTTTTCCGTTATGTGCTTTACTAATAAAGCCATTGATAGCAGGTACGATTTCACTTCCGAAAAATGGATTTGCTTCATCCAATAGAGTCGATTTAGACACCTGAGCGATTTCCATGGATGTTTTCATATATTTGTCTTCTTTGGCTACAAAACTAGCATCTGCAAGGGTTGGGGTAAATTTAAAATTATCATAGTTATGTTTTTGTGTGATAGGTCCAGTTAGGAATTTTAAAACCTCCCACGATGCTTCAACGTTTTTCGCGTCTTTTGCCATAACAAATGGGTCAACAGCAACCCATCCCTCACCATTAGGACCTAGATTTAATGTTGATTCAAAGCGATCAAGCAGTTTCGTATCCCCATTAGCCATAACTTCTCCCATCGTGCTTGCACCATTTGCATCAAGGTGAATGGCAATATTGTTTTTCTCCAAGCCAAAGTTTTCATTTCCTTGGGTGTTTAAAATACCAGGCGGTGCATATTTTGATGCCGCTTCTAACCATTCCAATATTTCTACCACTTCTGGTGAATTCAAATTCCATTTGATGTTTTTTAGGTCATTTAATGTCCCTTCTCCTCCAGTTGCTCCAAAAGCATGACTTAACGCAACAAAGGTTGATGCGTTTAATGCTTTTCCATCCCACCAAATTCCAAAGTTTTGTTCTCCAGTTTTAGGATTTTTTCCAGTCATTGCCTTCGCTTTTTCTAATACTTCTTCAGGAGTTGGATTTTCTGATAAGTAATCTACTCCCCATTCATCAAAAAGCTTTTTATCATAAATAATAATTCGTCTTCCTAGGACCGCAGGAATTCCAAAATGAACGCTTTTGTCAAAGGACTTTGTACTGTAGGAATTTTCCCATACACCTTCTAAGTAAATACTAGGGTCAAAAGTAGAATCATTTGCAATCAATTCATCTAATCCCTTTAATAATCCTTGTTGCTGCCACTGGGAAGCAAATGCTCCACCCGTATAAAGAACATCAACATCTCCTGATTTTAACATTGCTGTTTGTTTTGCTTGCGCATTTTCCCAAGGTACTTGATATAATTCTAATTTAATATTTGGATATCTTGGTTCGAATTCTTTTTTTATAAATTCTTCTAACCCCACGTTCTCGATGCCAGTGATAGGATCAATTCCACTCTCTAGTTGCCAACCTGCAAGAGAAACACGAACTGTGCCCTCAACTTCCGAAACAACCTCAACATCACTGGCTTTTTCCTCATTACTGCTAGTAGAAGAGCAAGCCGCTGTTGTTAACATAATTAAAGCGATTAAAACAAGATAAAACTTTTTGATCATCATAACTTCCCCCTAAAGAATAAATTGGTCATTGTATTTGTTCCATCCAAGATGATCATGATATATGCAGTTTTTCTTGAAACCCTCAAAATGCTAAAAAGACAATTATTGTTTAACGCCTGACAATGCAATACTTTCTACTATATAGCGCTGTAAGAATAGATAAAGGACAATAACTGGGGTAAGACTGACTGTTGTTGCAGCCATGATGACTGACGGCAAAGGTAAATCTTTGTTGTATGAAAACATTGCTAGTCCCAATTGAATTGTGTATTTATCAGGTGTTTTCAAAGCTAATAACGGCCAGAGTAAATCATTCCAAACAGCCAAAAACTGTAAAATTATCATAGTAGCCAAAATTGGAATACATAGAGGCAAATATACTTTTACAAAAACGGTGAATTCATTAGCACCATCAATGATTGCAGCTTCTCGTAAACTTCCTGGAAGCTGATCAATAAATGATTTGGCTAAAAAAGTTCCAAATGCATAATTCAAAGCAGGTAAAAAGAAAGACCAATACGTATCTAAAAGCTTGATCTTGGCAAACATCAAATATTGTGGAATCATCGTCATCTCAAAGGGAATCATCATGGTGCTTAAAGCGAGCAAAAGGACAATATTAGCTCCTTTAAATTTCAGCTTTGAAATTGCATACCCAGAAAATACCGCTGACAAAAGACTGACTACGATTACTCCTACTGAGACTATAATAGAATTAATCATATATTTTAGCATTGGGATATTTGTAAAAGCCATTTGATAGGTTTTAAACGAAAACTCTTCTGGCCAAAATCTTGGTGGAAATGGTATTTTAAGTCTTGCAGCCCAATCAAAACTTGTTAAAACCATCCAAATAAAAGGAATAATCATAACCAATGAACCTATAAGTAAAACACCTGTTAATATCCAATCTGCAACTTTTTTGGAACGTCTTGAATTTTTGTCAGTTACATTTCCATTCATTGTTGATGCTTTCATCATTTGCCCCCCTTAATCAAAATTACTTTTTCTATTCGTGAGCATAAGGACGATTGTTAGAACAAGAATAAAGAAAAATAAGATATAAGAAGCGGCAGTTGCTATACCCATTTGTGATGATAGAAATCCATTTCGATAGATATAGAGAACAGCTGTCATTAATGAGCCTGCAGGGTTACCAGCAGTGCCCCCAATTAACCAAACATCAGTAAATCGCTTCATGGCATTGATGGTTCCGATTATTACCATGAAAATAATGATTGGTTTTAAATACGGAATGGTGATATATAACCATTTTTTCAGCCAGTTGGCGCCATCTACTTCAGCAGCTTCATATAAATCCCTTGGTACACTTGTTAAAGCAGCAATAAATATAATAGTGTTATAACCTAGCATTCCCCACAGTGTCATGATAACGATACTAAATCTTGCGTATTTTGGATCCGTAAACCATCCAATTGGCTCAATTCCGACTAGACCAATAACATAGTTTAATAATCCTTCACTTCCAGGATTAAATAGAAATGAGAATAGGATACTTGTTGCAACTAGTGAAACGACATTAGGTAAAAAGTAAACTCCTTTAAAGAAATTTCTCCATTTTAACCAGCTGATATTGTGGATTAAGGTTGCTAAAATAAAAGATAAAGATACGCCTAAGACAACGGATAATATCCCCATATAAAATGTATTATAGATGGACTGCCAAAACAGAGAGTCTGTTAAAACATATTTATAGTTATTTAAACCTGCCCAATCTCCCTCAAAAGTTTGTGATGATTTCTTAAAGCTGAGGATTAATGCACCAATCATAGGGTAAATAGAAAATACGACAATGCCAATTAGTAAGGGTGCAGAAAATAAATAACCTGCCACATCTCGGCGTGTGAAAAACTTCTTTCGCCTTATCGTTGTCCCTTGTTTCGGAATCACTATTGAGGTTTTTAATTCGGATGACATTACCTCACTCCTTTTAATAGGTGTGGCTATATAACTTAGATATGACAGAAAAATCAGAAAAATAAAGTTAAATGAAGGTCAGCGTAGTAGATTAGCTTTCTATTATTAGTCCATCATGGTTAATAAATGCTCAAGACAAGTTTGTACTATGGAACAAATCGAAGTGTATGCCAACTAATAGTTGGACATCACACTTACGACAGATTTCAAGAACTTCATAACATGAATTAGATCGGATAATGCCCAATTTTTATAATGTGATTTTATCTTTCGCTAATGATGGTAGTTTAATTGGCAGACCCACTTCATTCGACTTGTTTGAAGCTAATGTGGCAGCAAGTGTTTTTGCTCCGTCTTCATAATCTGATAAAACAAGATCAGGCTCGCCCTTTATCACTGCCTCAATAAATCTTCTATCCTGTTCTTGATAAAAATCAACTTTCGATTTGTAGGTAATAGAAGAATCTTTATCAACAATCGTTAAAATAGTTCCATCAATCTCCACTCGGAAATCCTTACCTAATATCTCAATTCCTGAACGATGATCACACTGGGTAAATGAAGAATCAAGATGTCCGACAGCACCAGACGTAAATGTCAAATTCACTGATGTGACATCAGGAATATCAATATTAGGAATGTCAGATAAAACCTGCAAGCTCATATTCGCATACACATTATAAATTTCACCCGCTAAATATCGCATTAAATCGAGGGTATGAGTGGACTGCTCAACAAGTTGTCCGCCTGATTTACTCATTTCGCGGTACCAAGGAGTTGGAACAAATGAGGTTATGTAGTGTCCCCTTACCATCGCGATTTTCTTATCTTTTAAATAATCTTTTGCCTTCGCAACTGTATCTAAATAACGTAAACAGTAACCCACGCCACAAATAACGCCTGAATTTTTTATTACCTTTGCTTTCCTTTGTACCGTTTCTAAATCGAGGCCTAAAGGTTTTTCTACTAGCAGATGAATTCCTCGTTTCGCGATCTTTTCCTCAATTTCATCATGTGCAAATGGAGGAACACAAACGAAGACTGCATCTAATGTTTCCTTTTCCAGCATGGCATCTAGATCTGTATAAGCAGCTGCATTGTATTGTAATCCCTTTTGCTTCGCACTTTCTTCCACGATGTCACAGACAGCAACAATTACAGCATCACTGTTTTTTGAAACATTCTCCAAATGTACTCCGGCAATT
This genomic stretch from Neobacillus niacini harbors:
- a CDS encoding sugar phosphate isomerase/epimerase family protein encodes the protein MKLGLSSYSLYSALKSKELDILEAIEWIAEQGGEHIEIVPMGFSLDDNPDLTDAVRQKAEKVGIEISNYAIGANFIMSDEEQYEQEIERVFKQVDIANRLGVKLMRHDVAWRPIGETSILQFEQDLPRISAACRRIADYAAEYGITTSVENHGYFVQASDRVQTLIHHVNKPNFKTTLDTGNFLCVDENPIKAVKKNIHNASMVHIKDFYYRPEKFDPGEGWFQTASGNYLRGSIVGHGDIDMYEIIKVIKHSSYDGYISIEFEGMEDCKKGSKISLDNVRRIWEQV
- a CDS encoding extracellular solute-binding protein, which gives rise to MIKKFYLVLIALIMLTTAACSSTSSNEEKASDVEVVSEVEGTVRVSLAGWQLESGIDPITGIENVGLEEFIKKEFEPRYPNIKLELYQVPWENAQAKQTAMLKSGDVDVLYTGGAFASQWQQQGLLKGLDELIANDSTFDPSIYLEGVWENSYSTKSFDKSVHFGIPAVLGRRIIIYDKKLFDEWGVDYLSENPTPEEVLEKAKAMTGKNPKTGEQNFGIWWDGKALNASTFVALSHAFGATGGEGTLNDLKNIKWNLNSPEVVEILEWLEAASKYAPPGILNTQGNENFGLEKNNIAIHLDANGASTMGEVMANGDTKLLDRFESTLNLGPNGEGWVAVDPFVMAKDAKNVEASWEVLKFLTGPITQKHNYDNFKFTPTLADASFVAKEDKYMKTSMEIAQVSKSTLLDEANPFFGSEIVPAINGFISKAHNGKAPDIQSYLDDLQKRAEKWSSNQ
- a CDS encoding carbohydrate ABC transporter permease, whose translation is MNGNVTDKNSRRSKKVADWILTGVLLIGSLVMIIPFIWMVLTSFDWAARLKIPFPPRFWPEEFSFKTYQMAFTNIPMLKYMINSIIVSVGVIVVSLLSAVFSGYAISKLKFKGANIVLLLALSTMMIPFEMTMIPQYLMFAKIKLLDTYWSFFLPALNYAFGTFLAKSFIDQLPGSLREAAIIDGANEFTVFVKVYLPLCIPILATMIILQFLAVWNDLLWPLLALKTPDKYTIQLGLAMFSYNKDLPLPSVIMAATTVSLTPVIVLYLFLQRYIVESIALSGVKQ
- a CDS encoding carbohydrate ABC transporter permease, which translates into the protein MSSELKTSIVIPKQGTTIRRKKFFTRRDVAGYLFSAPLLIGIVVFSIYPMIGALILSFKKSSQTFEGDWAGLNNYKYVLTDSLFWQSIYNTFYMGILSVVLGVSLSFILATLIHNISWLKWRNFFKGVYFLPNVVSLVATSILFSFLFNPGSEGLLNYVIGLVGIEPIGWFTDPKYARFSIVIMTLWGMLGYNTIIFIAALTSVPRDLYEAAEVDGANWLKKWLYITIPYLKPIIIFMVIIGTINAMKRFTDVWLIGGTAGNPAGSLMTAVLYIYRNGFLSSQMGIATAASYILFFFILVLTIVLMLTNRKSNFD
- a CDS encoding Gfo/Idh/MocA family protein yields the protein MSKVKVGFVGVGGIAGVHLENVSKNSDAVIVAVCDIVEESAKQKGLQYNAAAYTDLDAMLEKETLDAVFVCVPPFAHDEIEEKIAKRGIHLLVEKPLGLDLETVQRKAKVIKNSGVICGVGYCLRYLDTVAKAKDYLKDKKIAMVRGHYITSFVPTPWYREMSKSGGQLVEQSTHTLDLMRYLAGEIYNVYANMSLQVLSDIPNIDIPDVTSVNLTFTSGAVGHLDSSFTQCDHRSGIEILGKDFRVEIDGTILTIVDKDSSITYKSKVDFYQEQDRRFIEAVIKGEPDLVLSDYEDGAKTLAATLASNKSNEVGLPIKLPSLAKDKITL